The following is a genomic window from Phaseolus vulgaris cultivar G19833 chromosome 6, P. vulgaris v2.0, whole genome shotgun sequence.
ATTTCACATTTTCCTTTTTCATAACCATATATTAATTTCCTTAAACTACTTGAGTAGTGTCTTTGGACTTCTTCCACAATGAGGATTGAGATGCATATGACTCATCTGTTCGTTGAATTTGGCTGGTAATTACCCTGTGTGTAGGTTGTTGTTATCTCAATCATGTAATGTAAAACctataaataaacaatattGTTCATTTTCAAGGATTCTCTCAGGGGCCTTCATTTATTTTTGGatgatatgttttaattttatttttaagaaacaaagtttgATACTTACAAACTAAGATTGATAAGTTTTGATGGGTATTTGATCATTGAGTGGTATACAGGTGCATGGGACATAATAGGGGGTGGGAAGAAGCAGCATCAATGTTTTCCGGGGCCTCCGTGGAATTAAAGACATGCAACGCTGCACTGCTTGAGACTGCTGGAAAATCTTGGGACGAGGTTTGATTTCATAACCTTGCACAAGACTGCATATGGTGTATTTCCTTTCAAGGCTTTACCGTTTCCCATCAAATATTAGGTGCTATCTTTCATTGTTTACccttttttatacttttatgaaaataagttattctactaaaatattttatggtCTTGTCTTTTGCAAACTATTATGTGCTCTGATTAACTTCTAATTGTTGGAGTTTAGAATCAATATCTATGAGgctataaattaaatttagtgTTAGACCATTCTCTGTACAAGTAATTAAAGTGATTATGTACATGCATGGCTAAGATTTCATATGTTTCAGCCATTGGAAGTTTGACAAATACAATCGTTTGTTTCTACGTGGCCAAATATTGGCCATGCATGTATAAATACCTTGCTGTTATAACTACTTATTTTCATTCCAAAACAGTGAGAGATTATAATGAGAGAACTACTTTAGtaagagaaaaatattaatttaaatgttGAGTGTTTGTAAACACTATTTTTATGTTTCCTTTTTCAAGTAGTTGAACTCCATTATAAATTGTGTTATTATTCAGCATTTATCATATTTCTCACAAATCAGATTATAGGGAATGTGCATAATTTCTCAACAATTGGTAAAGAGTCATTACTAGGACCCATAATATTTTATGTGGACATACCCCAAATTCCATGGATCTGAAGTTGTGGTTTCCCATTAAATGAAGAAATGATACTCTATTTATGCTTCTTTGGATTAGATTTTGTGTATATTATAGATGTAGTAGAACTattcatgatcttcacctaACTACTTAAGCTTTTATGGAATTCTCTTCCCAGTGTCTACCTATCACTTGATGATTAATCACGTGTAAAACATGGTTAACTTTGTTTCCCAGGTGATTTAAGAGTAAAAGAATTTGATTGTATGTAATTATTGATCAATACTTATGACAGTAACGGGTAAGCATGTCTCACAAATGGTTAATAGTGTCATGAAGTTATTTAATGGAGATTAACTTTGCTTCAGAAGCGGTTGAGTAAATGAATGTATTGTATGTATACAATTATCAATCTTTTCTAGTGGTACTAATGGTTAAATATGCTACACAAATGGTTAATAATAGTGTCTTGAAATTATTGAAATATCTAATGTAGTTAACTTTGTCTCGCAAGTGGTTAAAACTTAATGAATGTGATTGTAtacaattattaatttatacttCTGGCACTAATGGGATATACCTTACAAAGGTTTGATAATGTCATGAAGTTATTAAAATGTCTAATGGTGGTACTGTGCCTTAAAAATGATTAATTGTGTCGGATGGATGTTTTAAGTGggactttttttttccttagtAGAGTTATTCCTTGACAGTCTCAAGTTGCTTTTACCTGGATGCAATGTTGCTGTTCATTGGAAGTGTATAGCTTTTCTCATGTATGATTGAGCGTCCTTTGTAGTTCAAAATATTTGTTGAGTGTTTTGTGGAGGAAATATCTATAATTTCACTTATGggaaatgtttatttttcttttgatagCTTATAATTAATTTCTGGGGGTTAAGTGACTCTTGTTGATTAGAGGTTTGGGAAATcggtaataaaattatatttgtgaCATGAATGCTGAATGGCTTGTTTGTTTTTTAGTTCAAGCAACCTAAACCCTGATGAACTCAAAGCTTGTCTTGGTTGGTTGAGTTCAAGTGGGGTTCGAACTGTTTCAagtgaaaaacaaaatatgcCAATAAAAATTTGGAATTCCCTTTTAACATCAAACTTTGTTGTATAGCTGTTAGTTTTAGATTTCCAGTAACTGCGGGCATAGTGGAGAGTCTTTTCCTTGTGGTCATCATCACTCCCTGAAAATTACTCCTTCTCCTAAATCTTATAAAACTGTGACTCATAATGTGTTGAGGTAACTGTAACCCAAGATATTTTAGTTATTCCTTCCTTGAATTTCCGCAAAGTTGTTTCTTAAAACTAGTTGCTATTATCCCTGACACTTGCCCCAAAAAAGAAAAGCTATTTATAGGATTTTACTTTGGAAACAGGCGAATCGTGTCCATTCACCACACTGCTCACTTTCTAAATTTTGAAGTCTATGCTAGAAAGTGTCAATAATTTTAAACTCGAAATCCTTGGTATACTTGGATTTGCCTTGTACATGATTATCCACAAAACTTTAGTTTCTAATGCCAGGGTAGTGGCAAGGGGTATAAGTTTGAAATTTTGTACCATTATTGTAACCCTTCCCGCACCCAGAAAGTGCTCCAGAGTGGGATAGAAAACACTTTGATAGGAGTGGTTTGACCTTTCAGTTTATTTGAACAGGCATATAAAGAGgggaaaaaaaactttattactTACATATTTTCATTCAGTATTATATTAGCTTCCAAAAGATAAAAAGTATGCAGTTTTGAAGTGACAAAAAGACGTGTATCTAACTTAGTATCTTACAGGCATTTGCCACCGCAGGATTTGGTGGATGGAAGCTTCAGGGTATAGTAAAGCCAAGTAGCTAGCTTGTTGTGATTTTCCTTGCTGAGTAACCTTACAAATAGATATGCAAGAGGTTGGAAGCATCAACACTTATCAAGGAAACCTAAAATTCCTCAGCTAGGTAAAGGCTACACAGCTGATGACTTCGGAAAGTATATACATGGTGATTCAAGATGATACATTGCTGAGGATAATGTGCAGGATCCCAATGGTTCATATATGCTGCTTAGTGTGAGGCATTTGTTCATTGAAGTGAACTTATGCTGCTCTGTGGTTGATGATTCATACACAACTACAGGTTTccaaagaaaagaaatattGCTTCTGTAAATCATATgctgtgaaaaaaaaaaaggcattACCTGTTACTTTTCTCCCATTACCCCCCATCTCTTCCATCTTGATAATAAAGACTGAAAAATCTATTTTGAAATACCAAAATGGTATTATTGGTTAATGATTATCAGCAACCAAAAAGACAAGAAGCCTCGGCTTAAATTTAGAATGAAGAGCAAGATAAGATTCCCCTAAAGGAATGACTAATCAAAGTTCAAAACCAAACAGTAATTACCGTGTTCAATATGTCAAATATGTTCAATAAGATTCTCCAGTGGTAATTTTGCTCAACATTCTGTATCAACTATGTAACCAAAGTTACTGATCTATGATTATGACATTGGTTTATGCTTcaaacagaaaaggaaaaagcAAACGATACCATAAACAAATTGTACTGAATAATTTGACTGAAAGGAGCATAATTAGACAAGTAACTATGCCAATTTTTCCTCACttccacattttttatttgCCAGTTTGTATTTTCTTCAAAAGcttaaaattgattaaattcTCAAAATAAACAAAGAGACCTAAGCATgactagaaaaaaaatagagcCGAACCCAATACATAGactaattttgataaaaaaaattagttaaaaagaTAACTAAATAGCTGAAAACTAACTAAAATCTAAAAGTGTATGCAAAACTagctaaaaattataaaatgataatttagGACATGATTAGTTATTGAATCAAATCTCAATATTAGGTAATTgtatattttcaattattataaatttatccattttaatttgatttaaactttttaatataaattgaaTTTCACATAATATTTGTGTGAAAAACTattctttattataatttaaaatatttatcattttggaataattttttaaaatagaaataaacaattccataattaaaacaataattaaaaagtgtaagattaaataataataatacaaaaatgTAACAATAAAACAATAACCTAAGAATTATAATGATAAATAGGATTCTGACATtctgatttttattattattttaaaaggtaaaataatatattttatctaaatAGATTATTTTGAAACGTTaatataagtaattttttaatgCAAATTTAAAGctattaaaaaattcattataaaacataaatcaAATAATCTCATAAAAAAATCATCTAACACATATGATTTACTCACAAACTTAGGATCTTAAATTTCACTGAATAATCaataatatttgattttcaTATTGTTTTTGTTGTAAACCTTCTACTTTTAGTTCTACTGCATCCAACAAAACAACACTAAATCTTTGTTTTTAATTAGTACATTTTCCATCTCATCTTATCTTTCTTTAATGCACACATTTTAACTACTACTACATTATACAATTACAAGagtttattattttcaatgatattgttgaaaaaataaattaataatttgtatATTCTGAAGTACAAATAATTTGAGACAAAGAAATATTCAAAAAGTGACAAATCAAACGACAAAGTTATCAGCATTTAGATTTgtaaagagaaataaaatagtAACCATTGTTGTCACAATCTAGAAGGGAGAAAAGTGTGCAACTTTAaccttttcaaaatatttaaatttcagcctataatatatattatgtagATGGTAagtgtttatttttatataattaaaatttataataaacatattttcaatatgtaaattatgttatacttaatatttatagtaaataaaaacattttaatatattatatttataatttacaaaaaaccaatttaaattataacaccatacacaatttccatagaaagaaattaaatcttagtttaaaaataaaataaaaaaatcaaaaggataaaatatattaacatacaagtaagtaaaaaaaaaaactgtttaaCTAATTGTAACAAAATGTATGaatacacatttaaaaaaatagagaataaacATCTTCATCtctaaattgtttattttaattcttatatatataaactgAGTATTAATAATTGATCATCCAACCACAGCCTCTCATAAACCTTTCTAGATAGTTAAAGGTAATAATACTATAGTGtgtagaaatatttttttaaagcaaagtTATTTACTGTcatttaatgatatttgatatttttcttatgaaGTTATTAAATGTCATTAAATGGTATTgaataatttcaattaaaagttaaactattgatatttaaaaaaattgaaatttaacttaaaaattataatttgagaTGATTGAAATAATTGGTTTGGCTAAATTGTAAGATATACactaactttttaaaaaaatataaaaaaatgcttatgttttaattttatcagTATTTATATGTTTACTCTTTATAAATAACTCAAACTAAATATTAAGTTAAAAGAGTAATACTACTATTGTAGAAAAATTAGTACTCCTTGTGAAAAAAATGTTACTCTCTTCGGTTTATGAGTTGTTTAAgctttatttttacataaaacTTAGTTTAAATCCTAAACCTAAAAATATACaactattttatattacatatcaaaatatatccCTCTTTATACATAAAGGATTacaaacaaaatattcaaatgAAAACTTATATTTCTTTGATTGCTCACTGAGGAACTTTATCACCTGCAGTCTCATATACTCACatgtaaattaataaattaacacgatcatcacatattaaagaaaacaaatacaaaataaaacacATGATatgttaactatttttatttatttattttttattgttgataaaaaaaaatgttaactaTTTTCaagaattctaatataaatttgACTTTTAATAACAAGTATAATCCATCAAATTCTCatcatttgcacaaaatcataAAGTGTCTTTCACATTCATAATTCATATTATTCCTATCAGATTTCTACTAACACTACTTTCAGAAGACTATATATTGACATTAGCATCCAAATACATGCATCTGTCATATTATTCCCCGTAAATTCACACAGTAATGTGCATAATCAtatcaatatctcatcatcttaTATAACAGGATAAATCCATATGATCTACTATGATCaattctttcaaacctcagactcAGTCAAATGAACCTCTGACTTTCACCAACTAattaacttcatctatatgatgaTTCCGTTATATCAGTAGAATCAAGTCAAGATCGTCTCATTCACAAAATACTCTCATATCAATACACACTAATAAATTACATCACTTCTAatctaaggttattttctagatccttatATTACATGGTgagaaaaatagataaaataaaaaattgtacattTAATTTACTAGAATAAAgaacatttattaaaaaatttatttcaacaaAATAATCTTAAAAGCATATAAAGGAGGAATATATTATAGGGGCAATAACAGTTTAAATTGTACTTTCACCTctcaaatatataatatatttaatatttaataaaaatcaaattctcAATATAAAACTCTAAATTTAAAAGCTTTGCTATAAGAAAGAGTAgtagtaaatataattttgttcactAAAATAATTATGCACTCTTCTCTCTTCGTTATTTGCAATTGTTGCACATCTAATATGTCAATAATCAAGTGTTATTgaaattataaagaaatatatacAGGAGAACTATTTGTTTTCAGaggcaatttttttttttcagaaaatatGAAACTGGGATAAAATGAAACAAAGGGAGTAagttttacataaaattaataacatttaatttatttttatgaagaCAATAACTGtcatttaatgtttttaattgaatatGCTCTTCACGTAATTAAATAATGGCATAAAGTGTTGAAAGTTTATTGGttaatattttgattgaaaGTAGAGAGTATAACATAAGATGCTAAATTTGTATAGACTTCATTAATTGATGTTTAATTATGAGACAGACAACAAGGTGAgcatgaatgaatgaatgaataagaaagagagaaaaagtggAAATTTAAGGAAATTCCAGCTGGTTGCTTCAGATGTTCTGTCTGTTTTTGATCTTCTCCTTCATTTCCCATCTCCGATGATTTCTCCTACTCAGTAAAATCCAAAGGACAAaccaaaaaacaacaacaaaacttTCATTCTTTCTTATTTCTGCATACTCTTCCGATTGGCACATGCTTCTGTTTCTGGGTCATACCCTCTTCTTCTTTCTGGtaaagtttttttctttttctttttctctttccatTTCCCCGGGCTTTGCTTCCCCTTGTTGTTAAAATCAGATTCAGGGGGCATTGGATTGATATTCATCAACATGGTGAATGTGGGATCTGACAAGGAATTTTTGTCCCTTTCTTTCATCTCTCTGCCTGCATTCATGGCTCGTTGCTTGTTTCATCAGCTTTTGCCATTTTTGTTGCAATGTTTGGGACTGTTTCGTGGGACTCACGTGTATACTGTTACTCGTGATTGGAATTTTTTAGCCGTGGATAAAGTTGATGGAATGATGGTGGAAAAAAGTGGGGTTCAAAAGGAGCTTTTGTTTGGGGTAGAAATTTCGGGCTTTCTGTGccttttgtatgtttttttttcgtAGAAAGCAGCTTTTGTGAACAAATTATGGCGTTTGATTATGGAAACGCTTTCATTTTATTCGTTTTTCCTCATGTAACCTGTTCTCTTTTGATTGAAAATGACACTTTTTTCTTAGAAGGTTTGGTGTATGTTTCTTGCAGGAATAGGGCATTAACAGCATTTGCTGGAAATGGTGTTCCTTGAGTAACGTCTGTCATTCAAATTCAGGCTTGAATGATTTGAGATTAAGGAACAACTACAGGAGTTTCTTCTGCTTCGAAAGATGAGGGTGAATTGACTTTGAGCTTCTCAGAGGCTCCATCTAGTTGTAATCTTATGAAGTGGAGCTTCTCTGAGATACATGTTGAAGAAAGATGATTGAGCAATTCATCAATTTCATTATTCGGCCCCCCAGGTATTACATTTTCCTGTTTGTAGGTGGCTTATCATTAATGTATTTGCATTACAAGTTTGACTAATATGTTTCTTGTGTGTTCAAAattcatctttttattttatcgAAATTCGAATTGCTCTGTACTTTTCAACTGAATGCCTCTATCGTTTTAGGCAAAGCTATTCAAACAACTTTCACTACATAATTAAATTACTGCTGTTTCTGAATTTTTCTCTTGTATTCAGCTAATTCAACTACCTAAGTGCCCCTGCATGCTCTACTTGTGGTTATCTTTTCTCTAGTAAATTGAATTACAGTATCAGTGTATCTACTTTGTCAAATATACAGGGCTGAATATGATCCAGATCAGTACCTATGGGAAAAGGAATTCACCCTTGCAGGAAGAACGTACCAACGGCAGGATTTGGAGGCAAGTATGGACATAGTTTTTTTAGATTCAACTACTATTGTCCACTTTTAGAAGTTTCTTTATGACTACAATTTACTgcaaatctttgaaaaatagATAGATTATCTTCCTTTTTTCTTATAAACCTTGCAGCTCAAGAATTCCAGAGGTTATACCTTGCAGTGTAGCCATTATCTACCTTCACCTTTGCCTGAAGATATTTCCCTTCCCTGTGTTATATATTGCCATGGAAATAGGTAAGTCAACTTTTACAAATACTGCTATCACTTCAATAATCATAAAGatcatttttaacatttttttcagAATTATACGCTCACTCAATTCTTCTCTATTTTGGTATGTATGTACATGTACTATGACACAGTGGATGTAGGGCTGATGCCAATGAAGCTGCTGTTATTCTTCTTCCATCAAATATTAGTGTTTTTACTCTTGACTTCTCGGGGTCAGGCTTATCCGATGGAGACCATGTTAGCCTTGGTTGGCATGAAGTAAGTTAcctaaatatttatttctttaattagtTTCCAAGATTATATGTTCATCCATCTGACTAAGTTTTCTCGAGtatctttaaattttatctttcaTGAAATCAACAATGCAACACATGTATACACTTGCATGCTTATCTGTGTAATTTTCCTGCAATGTTTTCTCAAGTTTAATGTTTTCTATGACAGAAAGATGATCTCAAGATGGTGGTGTCATATTTAAGAAGCAAAAAACAAGTATCTCGTATCGGTCTCTGGGGACGATCAATGGGTGCTGTTACTAGGTATTACTTCTTCCAGTCAGCTTCTTTGATTTTTGATGCAGTAGTTATTTCTTTCTATGTACTTATATTACATGTTAATTGTATATAAACCAAAAAAAGGCTTTTCAAGAAAGTCTAAACTTAAGAATTCAATGCTGGGTTTTAACAGTTTGTGTAATTATAAGCCTCATCTATGAGAATCTTTATTGTAATTTATTTCTCACTATGCTTTGGTGTGGTGTAGCCTTCTTTATGGAGCTGAAGACCCTTCTATCGCTGGGATGGTGTTGGATAGTGCGTTTTCAAATCTGTATGGTCTGATGATGGAGCTCGCTGATGTCTACAAAATTCGACTTCCGAAGTTCACTGTACGTGttctctctccttccttcccTCTCTGTGTTTGTGCATATGTAGTACTTTAGGTTCTACCTTCTCCTTAGTGATAATAGTaaatttggaattaaaatagaaaaagaggaTCTTCTTTTGGTTAACTTGTTACTTCTTGGAGCGATATGGTATGAATCTATAGATTGTAGTAGTTCATGGTATCTGCCACATATGGTGTGGTCTGTATCatcaatatgattttttttttttctggttgtGAAAGATTTCAGTATTGCATTGCTATAAATCATCTCAAAAGCTGTTTAGTGGTGTTTCTCGGGGAAGAAATAGGAGGCTGTAATTgtaatgtttaatttaatttaagaaCAATTTATCATATATGTTTGTCAGGAACAAAGACATGAAGTAAGAAAGGcaagaaattttttattgaataggATGAAAATAACAATGAATAGGAGAAAAATCTCCCTCCCAAGGGCTTCCCTTTCACACAGGGCTAGTACTCAATTTACAAATGAACAATACTTTATCAATTTTGACCTTGAGTACAAGGTTGATTTTTAGAAGGGGTGGTATTGTTTGGACTAGGAGAAAGAGGGAGTTAGTTATGACAGTTAGGATATTAATCAGTTAGTTACTGGTTAGTTAGGATATTAATCAGTTAGTTACTGGTTAGTTATTTTGAGTTCTTTATAAATTGAGTATTAGCTCTTTGTGAAGGGGAAACCTTGGAGGAGAGATTTATCCTATTCATTTTTAGAAAccctttcctttctttcttgatTCTTCCTAACAATGTTATTTCCTACACCCAAGTTATCTGACATGGGACTTTAAATAAGAATTTATTCAGGATTTAAGGTTTCTTGCCTCTTAGGGTTGTTTTTCTAGTTGGAAATTCAAACGATAGTATTGTTTAATATCTATAAAGTGATAAAGTATTTCATCTTAAATCTTTCGTATGCATATTCTTGTCATGGTTGGAtctttaatttgaatttatgtCTATTGCCTTTTgttttttcctttcattttttcAAGCAAAGTGGATCTAAATGTTAACTCAGAGAGCATAAGGCTAAAACCCTGCCTTCTTCTGCTCGATAATTCTCATATAAGTACAATTTAATTGTCAATCTGACTTTCAGCCCACTAAATCTGCTAAACTGCATATATACATTACAGCATATTATCCTAATTAAGATGATAGAATAACAGttacaaatacaaataaatgGGCTATAAATTTGGATTGTCTTCTAGACTGTAATATTTCTGACCATTTCTAATTTTGATCAAGTCTAAGATTTTGCTGATTTGTTCCACAATTAGGTTAAAATGGCTGTACAATACATGCGACGGGTTATTGAGAAGAAGGCAAAGTTTGATATTATGAACCTGAACTGTTTGCTGGTATGGATTCATTCTGCAATTTTTTCTTGACCTGGTCCACTTTTGAAATTGTAGAATTATTAATGTAAACTTAATTTATCATGTGTGTTTTCACCGGATTGGGATCCTCCTCTTCTATTTATTGTTAACAAGAGAGATAAATTTTAACCATTTATTGCGCTTTACTACTTAGTACcattgaaataaaaatcaactaAAGCTATGAAAGAAGAATAGGGAACATGCATGCCTGATTAGTGGGTTATTTGGCTTTATTTCAACCTTAATAAATGGTTAGGATTTATTAAACAGAACATCTTCTGTTAACAAGAAATAGGACAGGATCCCAATCCTATTTTCACCTTGAAATCTTGCATGTTTGAATTCACTCAATTATTAGGGAGAATTCACCACTTTTTTTTATCGTTAATTATGTTGAACACAAACTATTTCATACATAACTATAGTATAATAGCATTCATTTTTTGGCTAAACAATTAGTTTAGTCACTTCCTTTCATGACTATCTTAATGCTTTAAAAGCTTCCAGGCTGCACGGAAGACATTCATTCCTGTTTTATTTGGACATGGTAATGATGACCAATTCATTCAGCCTCATCATTCTGACCTCATCTCTGAATCATATGCGGTATTCCTTCAAGCCATCAGGCTAAtgcttttaaaagaaatatgcTATTTTCCACTCTTTGccataaacaatatatatatataacttggTCTCTAAATTTGTAGGGAgacaaaaatatcataaaatttgatggtgatcacaaCTCCTCTAGACCACAGTTCTTTTATGATTCAGTATCCCTTTTCTTCTACAATGTCCTCCGCCCTCCTCACATTCCCAGAGCTCGCAAGCTTGACAGGTATTTTGAACTAGGGGATTTGAAGATCGGTTCTGCAGTGAATGAGGTAAGTAGCACTTGAGAGAAACTGAGTCTACAGGAAATGTATATGAATTTATACTTTGTGCCAAGAATGTAGTTTGTGGACTCAAACAATGATAATACATCAGCAAACTTCAGTGACAGTAACTTGTCatcgaaagggaaaaagaaaaagaaaggagaTACGGGCTCATCTAGGCTTAAGTGCCTGAAACCTGTAAAATTTAAGATGTCAACTTCCAAGTCACCTTTTGAAAATATCAGTAGAAAATGTTATTATATGGTCGCtcaattcagttttgttatgtGTTTTATTTGAATGACAAAGACTAATTTTCTCTTGCTTTCATTCCAGAGTCTATTATATGGGATAATCTCTAGTCTACAGTCTGCAACTATTGATGCTGCAAGTTCATCTTCCGCTCGTCCaagaaattcaaattcaaacacaGCTTCTGTTAGAGAACTTATTCCAAAAGTTGTTGCAGTAGCTGCTCCTGTAGGATGCTTCCTTCCATTTGTCTCtgtaattttgattaaaaatcTTTGTGCTGTTAATTCATTAATTGCTTTTAATGCAGGAGTCCGTGATCAGAGAGGAACTAATGCGTGGAAATGATGTAACTGGCCATGATGAGCCTCCAGATATGAAGGTGATTTTATCAAGGACCCTCTCTGAAATTAAGAAATTGTTCAGGGCTTTTTCACATCTAGATCGCACTATTTCCATCTAGAGAGGAATtggttacttttttttttggttatAATAATTTGCTATCCATTGCATTAGTGGTCTTAAAATTCCTTTGTAGATCTTGactcatttttattttgtcCTGAAATGGACTTTTAATGATTCAACAGGATGAGCCAAATGACCTGGCTGAAGATTATTACTCATACACTAGCTCAACTCGAGAAAGCTGGGGCAGATGTTCTTCTTTAGTATTAAGCGATGAAGAATCTTATCCAGATTACAGGGATGATGATAATTGTTCTGAGGTCTGTCTCCAATACACATGCATGCAAATGCACATAATATTTGATCTAAAAGTGACGTGAG
Proteins encoded in this region:
- the LOC137832097 gene encoding uncharacterized protein isoform X1, whose translation is MIEQFINFIIRPPRAEYDPDQYLWEKEFTLAGRTYQRQDLELKNSRGYTLQCSHYLPSPLPEDISLPCVIYCHGNSGCRADANEAAVILLPSNISVFTLDFSGSGLSDGDHVSLGWHEKDDLKMVVSYLRSKKQVSRIGLWGRSMGAVTSLLYGAEDPSIAGMVLDSAFSNLYGLMMELADVYKIRLPKFTVKMAVQYMRRVIEKKAKFDIMNLNCLLAARKTFIPVLFGHGNDDQFIQPHHSDLISESYAGDKNIIKFDGDHNSSRPQFFYDSVSLFFYNVLRPPHIPRARKLDRYFELGDLKIGSAVNESLLYGIISSLQSATIDAASSSSARPRNSNSNTASVRELIPKVVAVAAPESVIREELMRGNDVTGHDEPPDMKDEPNDLAEDYYSYTSSTRESWGRCSSLVLSDEESYPDYRDDDNCSEAFATPLGSLREMSADPKEEEKSQKKKQKAERSTKKHKSDRFEKWESLSRKLRLCILKGSANRRPKRS
- the LOC137832097 gene encoding uncharacterized protein isoform X2 codes for the protein MIQISTYGKRNSPLQEERTNGRIWRQLKNSRGYTLQCSHYLPSPLPEDISLPCVIYCHGNSGCRADANEAAVILLPSNISVFTLDFSGSGLSDGDHVSLGWHEKDDLKMVVSYLRSKKQVSRIGLWGRSMGAVTSLLYGAEDPSIAGMVLDSAFSNLYGLMMELADVYKIRLPKFTVKMAVQYMRRVIEKKAKFDIMNLNCLLAARKTFIPVLFGHGNDDQFIQPHHSDLISESYAGDKNIIKFDGDHNSSRPQFFYDSVSLFFYNVLRPPHIPRARKLDRYFELGDLKIGSAVNESLLYGIISSLQSATIDAASSSSARPRNSNSNTASVRELIPKVVAVAAPESVIREELMRGNDVTGHDEPPDMKDEPNDLAEDYYSYTSSTRESWGRCSSLVLSDEESYPDYRDDDNCSEAFATPLGSLREMSADPKEEEKSQKKKQKAERSTKKHKSDRFEKWESLSRKLRLCILKGSANRRPKRS